In the Paenibacillus sp. FSL H7-0357 genome, one interval contains:
- a CDS encoding glycosyltransferase encodes MEILYVSRLCSTRTFNDFFTKSIIKPEQQAQKFHRLLAEGFGSLGHATVTTLSGIPLSRMNTRKLFINYPNDSDKEVTYKYIPLLNVPFIGHILTLLIAFIGSFIWCFNNRKNERVIICDVLNLTISAAAKCAATLCNVKTIGIVTDLPQFMQTYSTKRQFGIKQLFKKWYTEFCDFFIKKHDGYVLLTIHMNEIVNPHKKPHIVIEGFVDLEMTKINNELKNKYEKKIVIYAGALQEKYGVKKLVEAFINIPFNDAELWLFGSGELENELKNYELKDKRIRFYGVLPNSEIIIKETKATLLINPRPSEEEFTKYSFPSKNMEYMASGTPILTTNLPGMPVEYKEFVYCFEGENVDDLKEKLVEVLSLDMRELHGFGLKAKSFVLTYKNNLKQAEKILDFLKTTIFHEIC; translated from the coding sequence ATGGAAATACTTTATGTTTCAAGATTATGCTCTACCAGAACATTTAATGATTTTTTCACTAAAAGCATTATTAAACCGGAGCAACAGGCTCAAAAGTTTCATCGTTTACTAGCCGAGGGGTTTGGAAGTCTAGGACATGCTACCGTTACAACGCTTAGTGGAATACCATTATCACGCATGAATACTCGAAAATTATTTATCAACTATCCTAATGATAGCGATAAAGAAGTTACATATAAGTATATACCTTTATTAAACGTACCCTTTATAGGGCACATTCTTACGTTGCTAATTGCCTTTATTGGTTCATTTATATGGTGCTTTAATAATAGAAAGAATGAAAGGGTCATAATATGTGATGTTTTGAATTTAACTATCAGTGCTGCTGCTAAATGTGCAGCAACTCTTTGTAATGTGAAAACTATTGGGATTGTTACTGATTTACCGCAATTTATGCAGACATATTCCACTAAGAGACAATTTGGAATTAAGCAATTATTTAAAAAATGGTATACTGAATTTTGTGATTTTTTTATTAAAAAGCATGATGGATATGTTTTGTTGACCATCCATATGAATGAAATAGTCAATCCACATAAGAAGCCTCATATTGTTATTGAAGGATTCGTAGATCTAGAAATGACAAAAATTAATAACGAATTGAAAAATAAATATGAAAAAAAAATTGTTATTTATGCAGGTGCGTTACAAGAAAAATACGGTGTGAAAAAATTAGTTGAAGCATTTATTAATATTCCATTCAATGATGCCGAACTATGGTTGTTTGGATCGGGGGAACTGGAAAATGAATTGAAAAATTATGAACTTAAAGACAAAAGAATTAGATTTTATGGGGTTTTACCTAATAGCGAGATAATAATCAAGGAGACAAAAGCAACATTATTAATTAATCCGAGGCCATCTGAAGAAGAGTTTACAAAATATTCATTTCCTTCAAAGAATATGGAGTATATGGCTTCTGGTACTCCAATATTAACAACAAATTTGCCGGGAATGCCAGTAGAATATAAAGAATTTGTTTATTGTTTTGAAGGTGAAAATGTGGATGACTTAAAGGAAAAACTTGTTGAAGTTTTAAGTTTAGATATGAGAGAACTCCATGGGTTCGGATTGAAGGCTAAAAGTTTTGTCTTGACTTATAAAAACAACTTAAAACAAGCGGAAAAAATCTTGGATTTTCTTAAAACTACTATTTTTCATGAAATATGCTAA
- the wecB gene encoding non-hydrolyzing UDP-N-acetylglucosamine 2-epimerase, giving the protein MEKLKVMTILGTRPEIIRLSECIKACDRYFNHVLVHTGQNWDYTLNEVFFNELELRQPDYFLEAVGTNLGETMGNIIAKSFEVLEKEKPDALLILGDTNSALSAIAAKRLKVPIFHMEAGNRCFDQNVPEEINRKIVDHISDINLPYTEHSRRYLLSEGFRKEHIFVTGSPMQEVLQAHMDKIDASDVLNRLNLEPEKYIIVSAHREENIDNEQNFISLMTAINKIAERYQMPVIYSTHPRSMKYIEQRNFKFHPLVQNLKPFGFLDYNKLQKNSYCVLSDSGTLSEESAMLDFPGVLLRTSTERPEVLDKGTVVIGGIDTKLIEQSIKLACEMKLNNEKTLLPYDYKDENVSVKVIKIIQSYTNIIDRNTWRKY; this is encoded by the coding sequence ATGGAGAAACTCAAGGTTATGACAATATTAGGAACCAGACCAGAGATTATTCGTTTGTCTGAGTGCATAAAAGCTTGCGATAGATACTTCAATCATGTTCTAGTACATACAGGGCAGAATTGGGATTACACATTAAATGAAGTGTTCTTCAATGAGCTTGAACTTCGCCAACCAGATTACTTCCTTGAGGCAGTGGGAACTAATCTTGGAGAAACTATGGGGAACATAATAGCAAAATCGTTCGAAGTTCTTGAGAAGGAAAAACCTGATGCTCTACTTATTTTAGGTGATACTAATAGTGCACTGAGTGCGATTGCTGCTAAAAGACTGAAAGTGCCTATTTTCCATATGGAAGCAGGGAATAGGTGCTTCGATCAGAACGTTCCTGAGGAAATCAATCGCAAGATTGTTGACCATATTTCAGATATTAATCTTCCGTATACAGAACATTCCAGAAGATACCTTTTGTCAGAAGGATTCCGTAAAGAACATATTTTTGTTACAGGCTCACCTATGCAAGAGGTTCTTCAAGCACATATGGACAAGATCGACGCTAGTGATGTGCTTAATCGATTAAATTTGGAACCGGAGAAATATATAATTGTTTCAGCTCATCGTGAAGAAAATATTGATAATGAACAGAATTTCATATCATTAATGACAGCAATTAATAAAATTGCTGAACGTTATCAAATGCCTGTAATTTATTCTACGCATCCAAGAAGCATGAAATATATTGAACAACGAAATTTCAAATTTCATCCACTTGTGCAGAACTTAAAGCCATTTGGGTTCCTTGATTATAATAAACTCCAAAAGAATAGTTATTGTGTTCTTTCGGATAGTGGTACTTTGTCTGAAGAGAGTGCGATGCTGGATTTTCCAGGGGTCTTGTTAAGAACATCTACAGAGCGTCCCGAGGTTTTAGATAAAGGAACAGTTGTTATTGGAGGCATTGATACTAAACTAATTGAACAATCCATAAAACTGGCTTGTGAGATGAAACTGAACAATGAAAAAACATTACTACCCTATGACTATAAGGATGAGAATGTTTCTGTGAAGGTCATAAAAATTATACAGAGTTATACAAATATAATTGATAGGAATACATGGAGGAAATATTAA
- a CDS encoding polysaccharide biosynthesis C-terminal domain-containing protein, whose amino-acid sequence MKTVLVTGAHGFIGRNLVASLNRREDIEVMKIDSKHSLQELEEYAIKADFIYHLAGINRPDNTEEFMTGNLDYTQHLLNILSSNGKKTPILLSSSIQAEMDNPYGNSKRAAEEAVFAYGRNEEIRTFVFRLPNVFGKWSKPNYNSVVATWCYNISRDIPIKVNDPEAEVKLVYIDDVVESFIHVMDNSDVTKTSDYLDISRSFNVKLKELEASLASFKASRRTLVLSDLKNDFERYLYSTYLSYLQEDDFGYNLEMKHDNRGWLAEFVKSEHSGQVFISRTKPGITRGNHWHHTKVEKFLVIEGEAIVKFRMIEGEEIFEYPVNGSSLRVIDIPPGYTHSITNTGNTDVITLFWANELFNPDKPDTYYLEV is encoded by the coding sequence ATGAAAACTGTTTTGGTAACAGGTGCTCACGGATTTATTGGACGTAATTTAGTAGCATCATTAAATAGAAGAGAAGATATCGAGGTTATGAAGATCGACTCTAAGCATTCACTCCAAGAATTAGAAGAATATGCGATTAAGGCAGATTTTATTTATCATCTTGCTGGAATTAATCGTCCTGATAATACTGAGGAATTTATGACTGGAAACTTGGATTATACTCAACATCTACTCAATATTTTGAGTTCGAATGGAAAGAAGACACCAATACTACTTTCTTCATCGATACAAGCTGAAATGGATAATCCATATGGGAACAGCAAACGTGCGGCTGAGGAAGCAGTATTTGCTTATGGGCGTAATGAAGAGATTCGTACATTTGTCTTTAGGCTACCAAATGTTTTCGGAAAATGGAGCAAACCTAACTATAATTCTGTAGTTGCGACTTGGTGTTACAATATTAGTAGAGATATACCCATTAAAGTGAATGATCCGGAAGCAGAAGTTAAGTTGGTTTATATTGATGATGTAGTTGAATCGTTTATACACGTCATGGACAATTCGGATGTAACCAAGACAAGTGATTATCTTGATATTTCACGATCATTTAACGTTAAACTTAAGGAGTTGGAGGCTAGTTTAGCCTCATTTAAAGCTAGCCGAAGAACACTAGTTCTCTCAGATCTGAAGAATGATTTTGAACGTTATCTTTATAGTACTTATCTCTCTTATTTGCAAGAAGACGATTTCGGATACAATCTGGAAATGAAACATGATAATAGAGGATGGTTAGCAGAGTTTGTTAAGAGCGAACACTCTGGTCAAGTATTCATATCCCGGACTAAACCAGGTATCACAAGAGGCAACCACTGGCATCATACTAAGGTGGAGAAGTTCCTTGTCATTGAAGGCGAAGCTATTGTGAAATTCCGAATGATTGAAGGCGAAGAAATCTTTGAGTATCCAGTAAATGGTTCATCTTTAAGAGTAATAGATATTCCACCTGGATACACACACTCTATTACTAACACAGGTAATACTGATGTAATAACCCTTTTTTGGGCTAATGAATTATTTAATCCTGACAAACCAGACACTTATTACTTGGAGGTATAA
- a CDS encoding polysaccharide biosynthesis protein, which produces MFTGKTLLITGGTGSFGNAVLKRFLNTEISEIRIFSRDEKKQDDMRKELRNDKVKFFIGDVRDYNSVAAAMHNVDYVFHAAALKQVPSCEFFPMEAVKTNVMGTENVLNAAIAFGVKKVVCLSTDKAVYPINAMGISKAMMEKVMVAKSRTVSPEDTLICGTRYGNVMCSRGSVIPLFIDQIKNYEDITITDPDMTRYLMSLEDAVELVLFAFNKAVQGDIFVQKAPASTIGELAVALKELFQSDSHTRVIGTRHGEKLYETLLTREEMAKATDLGSYYRISADTRDLNYDKFFDEGDKEISVGWEYNSHNTERLDIQGIKELLLSLDLIKKELNGRG; this is translated from the coding sequence ATGTTTACAGGAAAAACGTTATTGATAACTGGAGGAACTGGCTCTTTTGGTAATGCAGTCTTAAAAAGATTCTTGAACACGGAAATTAGTGAGATTAGAATATTCTCCAGAGATGAGAAGAAACAGGATGATATGCGCAAGGAATTAAGAAATGATAAAGTCAAATTCTTTATCGGTGATGTGAGAGACTACAACAGCGTGGCAGCAGCTATGCATAACGTAGATTATGTGTTCCATGCCGCTGCCCTAAAACAAGTCCCTTCATGTGAATTTTTTCCAATGGAAGCTGTTAAGACCAATGTTATGGGTACCGAAAATGTTCTTAATGCTGCCATTGCTTTTGGAGTGAAAAAAGTCGTATGTCTATCGACTGATAAAGCAGTTTATCCTATCAATGCTATGGGTATTTCAAAAGCGATGATGGAGAAGGTTATGGTAGCTAAATCAAGAACTGTTTCTCCTGAAGATACGTTAATCTGTGGAACTCGTTATGGAAATGTAATGTGTTCAAGAGGTTCTGTTATCCCATTATTTATTGATCAGATTAAAAATTATGAGGATATTACAATTACAGATCCTGATATGACTCGTTATCTAATGTCCTTGGAGGATGCTGTTGAACTAGTGTTGTTTGCATTTAATAAAGCAGTACAAGGGGACATTTTCGTTCAGAAAGCTCCTGCTTCAACAATAGGAGAACTAGCTGTTGCCCTAAAAGAACTATTTCAATCGGACAGTCACACAAGAGTTATTGGAACTAGACATGGCGAAAAGTTATATGAGACGTTACTGACACGTGAGGAAATGGCTAAAGCAACAGATTTGGGCAGCTATTATCGAATTTCTGCTGATACCAGAGACTTAAACTATGATAAATTCTTTGACGAAGGTGATAAAGAAATTTCTGTGGGCTGGGAATACAACTCTCATAATACAGAAAGATTAGATATTCAAGGTATAAAGGAACTCTTGTTAAGTCTAGATTTGATAAAAAAAGAACTTAATGGCAGGGGCTAA
- a CDS encoding glycosyltransferase family 4 protein, with amino-acid sequence MKILFLTLAYPEGEDSRNLYVDLMREFKDRGDEVYVICQREKRYEKETELKNEFGIQVLRVKTGNVTKTGFLEKGISTLLIERQFIKAVKEYFKDIRFDLIIYSTPPITFVKIVDYIKKRDRSKSYLLLKDIFPQNAVDLGIIKERSMLWHYFRRKERSLYAISDNIGCMSKANVDYVIKHNTEVDINQIEVCPNSIKPVQMRTHSSIERNRIRSKYNIPSDAVVYVYGGNLGKPQGIDFLIDVLKCLENIERTYVLIVGSGTEFEKIKNQITISKQKNTRLEKYMPKNEFDEILSVSDVGLVFLDARFTIPNFPSRLNSYMEFRLPILAATDVNTDVKDMLHEAKCGLWSKSGDLEGFKNNVTTLNNSEKLRLEMGSNGRAYLEENFTVDKTYKIIVSH; translated from the coding sequence ATGAAAATACTATTTTTGACACTCGCTTATCCAGAAGGGGAAGACTCGAGAAATTTATATGTAGACTTGATGAGAGAGTTTAAAGATCGTGGCGATGAAGTTTATGTGATTTGTCAGCGTGAGAAGAGGTATGAGAAAGAAACAGAACTTAAAAATGAATTCGGTATACAAGTATTAAGAGTAAAGACAGGAAATGTAACAAAAACTGGTTTCCTAGAGAAGGGGATATCTACCTTATTGATTGAAAGACAGTTTATCAAAGCTGTAAAAGAGTATTTTAAAGATATTAGATTTGACTTAATCATATATTCAACTCCACCAATTACTTTTGTAAAGATAGTTGATTATATAAAAAAGCGGGATAGAAGTAAATCATATTTGCTGTTGAAGGATATTTTTCCACAGAATGCAGTTGATTTGGGAATCATTAAAGAAAGAAGTATGCTATGGCATTATTTCAGAAGAAAAGAGAGAAGTTTGTACGCAATATCTGATAATATTGGATGCATGTCAAAAGCGAACGTAGATTATGTTATCAAACATAATACCGAAGTTGATATCAATCAGATCGAGGTTTGTCCTAACTCTATTAAACCAGTTCAAATGCGTACTCATTCCTCTATAGAGAGAAATAGGATACGATCTAAGTATAATATCCCTTCAGATGCGGTGGTATATGTTTATGGGGGGAATTTAGGGAAACCACAAGGCATAGATTTTTTAATAGATGTTTTAAAATGTTTGGAAAATATAGAACGGACATACGTTTTAATAGTAGGTTCAGGTACTGAGTTCGAGAAGATAAAGAATCAAATAACTATAAGTAAGCAAAAGAACACACGGTTAGAAAAATACATGCCCAAAAATGAATTTGATGAGATTTTATCTGTAAGTGATGTTGGACTTGTATTTTTAGACGCAAGATTCACAATTCCGAACTTTCCTTCAAGATTAAATTCTTATATGGAATTTAGACTGCCAATTTTAGCAGCAACAGATGTCAATACTGATGTCAAAGATATGTTACATGAAGCAAAATGTGGATTGTGGTCTAAGAGTGGGGATTTAGAAGGTTTCAAGAATAATGTAACTACTTTAAATAACAGTGAGAAATTACGTTTGGAAATGGGCTCTAATGGGAGAGCTTATTTAGAAGAAAACTTTACTGTCGATAAAACTTACAAAATTATTGTCTCTCATTAA
- a CDS encoding DegT/DnrJ/EryC1/StrS family aminotransferase — protein sequence MTQERIFLSPPHMSGNEMNYIKEAFDSNWIAPLGTNVDKFEEELCEYVGIDHGLALSSGTAGIHLALKYFNVGPGDYVFCSDLTFAGSCNPILYQYAQPVFIDSEPETWNMSPIALEKAFEWAKKENKMPKAVIIVDLYGQSADYDELLPICERYGVPVIEDAAEALGATYKGKKCGTFGHIGIFSFNGNKIITTSGGGMVVSNDAEAIKKMRFWATQSREAAKHYEHKEVGYNYRISNISAGIGRGQLQALDGFIDNRKFIFDQYVDGFNELPLRFMPISDLGSPNYWLSVLTINEGVDVTPEYIVNQLEMKNIESRPLWKPMHLQPLFIDTPIFNHYETKSVGSYLFQYGICLPSGSSMTQDQQRLVINTFSEVFESDKR from the coding sequence ATGACACAAGAACGGATATTCCTTTCTCCTCCTCACATGAGCGGGAATGAAATGAATTACATAAAGGAAGCTTTTGATAGTAATTGGATTGCGCCACTTGGGACTAATGTAGATAAATTCGAGGAAGAATTATGTGAATATGTGGGTATTGATCACGGACTGGCATTATCTTCTGGAACTGCAGGTATTCACTTAGCGCTCAAATATTTTAATGTGGGTCCTGGTGATTATGTTTTTTGTTCTGACCTTACATTTGCAGGTAGTTGCAACCCAATATTATATCAATACGCTCAGCCGGTATTTATAGACTCAGAACCGGAAACATGGAATATGTCACCAATAGCTTTAGAGAAAGCATTTGAATGGGCAAAAAAAGAAAACAAAATGCCTAAGGCAGTCATTATTGTCGATCTTTATGGACAGAGTGCTGATTACGATGAGCTATTACCGATATGTGAACGATATGGAGTTCCAGTTATTGAAGATGCAGCTGAGGCTCTCGGGGCAACGTATAAAGGAAAGAAATGTGGGACATTTGGTCATATAGGTATATTCTCTTTTAATGGAAACAAAATTATTACTACTTCGGGTGGCGGAATGGTCGTTTCTAACGATGCTGAGGCCATCAAGAAAATGCGATTTTGGGCAACACAATCTAGAGAGGCGGCCAAGCATTATGAACATAAAGAAGTAGGTTATAATTATCGAATTTCCAATATAAGTGCTGGAATAGGCCGAGGACAGTTACAGGCTTTGGATGGTTTTATTGATAACCGAAAGTTTATATTTGACCAATATGTAGATGGTTTTAATGAATTGCCGCTCCGTTTTATGCCGATTTCTGATTTGGGAAGTCCTAATTACTGGTTATCTGTACTAACCATAAACGAGGGAGTTGATGTCACTCCTGAATATATAGTTAATCAACTTGAAATGAAGAATATTGAATCTCGGCCTTTATGGAAACCGATGCATTTACAGCCACTATTCATAGATACACCGATATTCAATCACTATGAAACTAAAAGTGTTGGCAGTTACTTATTTCAATATGGAATTTGTCTCCCTTCAGGATCTTCTATGACACAGGATCAGCAAAGGTTAGTAATAAACACATTTAGTGAAGTTTTCGAATCTGATAAAAGATGA
- a CDS encoding acetyltransferase: protein MQDLVLIGAGGFGREVAWLVNNINRFQETWNLIGFIDNNSHLEGSIINGLPVLGGMEWFDSRESAISVACTIGKPKLRKKVISEALEFSNVRFVTLIDPSVIMSEWLEVGQGSIICAGSILTVNISIGKHVIVNLDCTIGHDAVIEDFCTLYPSVNLSGNTKLNNFVELGTGSQIIQGIIIEEDVIVGAGSVVVRNLPPNCTAVGSPAKPIKFN, encoded by the coding sequence ATGCAGGATCTTGTACTTATAGGAGCAGGAGGATTTGGAAGAGAGGTTGCCTGGCTGGTAAACAATATTAACCGGTTTCAGGAAACATGGAATCTCATTGGTTTCATAGATAATAATTCTCATCTGGAAGGAAGTATTATAAATGGTCTTCCGGTATTGGGAGGAATGGAATGGTTTGATTCGAGAGAATCAGCAATATCTGTAGCTTGTACGATAGGGAAACCTAAACTAAGAAAAAAAGTGATTTCTGAAGCGTTAGAATTTTCCAATGTGAGATTTGTTACGCTAATTGATCCTTCTGTAATAATGTCCGAATGGTTAGAAGTCGGTCAAGGAAGTATTATCTGTGCAGGTTCTATATTGACGGTAAATATTTCTATCGGTAAACATGTTATTGTGAATTTGGATTGTACTATTGGCCATGATGCCGTAATTGAAGATTTTTGTACGCTTTATCCGAGTGTTAATCTCTCTGGCAACACTAAGCTTAATAACTTTGTTGAACTAGGAACAGGTTCTCAAATTATACAAGGAATTATTATAGAAGAAGATGTAATTGTTGGTGCTGGTTCCGTGGTGGTAAGGAATTTACCTCCAAATTGTACTGCAGTGGGTTCTCCGGCAAAACCTATTAAGTTTAACTAA
- a CDS encoding acetyl-CoA acetyltransferase, with protein MSKVYILGGEQSDYERNWSKEGKSLVGMFREIIEDGFLATNISTDEIKKLNNENKIGAFIGNFAAENYLSQGHLGAFLTEISDVFYGLPSARYEAACASGSVAIDAAIAKIKSEQYDLAIVVGIEMMKTVNSKLSGTFLGSASYFEKEAKGVDFPFPNLFSKLADATIEKYNLDAERYMNNLAEISYINYSNAKRNPKSQTKNWFMSRSQSEMRKTESNPLVGGRLAISDCSQTTDGAAMVLLASEEYARSYCRRNNLNISDLPYIKGWGHRNAPLTFNSKINESSDNPYLLKWTRTAVEEAYKKSELEVKDIDLFEVHDCFTSSEYAALSCLGLTDPGKEYEAIESGLISFAGEKPVNPSGGLIGGGHPVGASGVRMLLDLYKQISNNAGEYQINNARNAMMLNIGGSATTNYTFIVGKD; from the coding sequence ATGAGCAAAGTATATATTCTCGGTGGAGAACAAAGTGACTACGAACGCAATTGGAGTAAAGAGGGTAAATCACTAGTTGGAATGTTTAGAGAAATTATAGAGGATGGATTTTTAGCAACTAATATTTCAACTGACGAAATTAAAAAACTTAATAATGAGAATAAAATTGGAGCCTTTATAGGTAATTTTGCAGCAGAAAACTATTTGTCTCAGGGACATCTCGGAGCATTCCTTACAGAGATTAGTGATGTATTCTATGGTTTGCCTTCAGCACGGTATGAAGCAGCATGTGCTTCAGGCTCAGTAGCGATAGATGCTGCTATAGCCAAAATAAAAAGTGAGCAATATGATTTGGCTATTGTAGTAGGTATTGAGATGATGAAGACAGTGAATAGTAAGTTGAGTGGAACGTTCCTTGGAAGTGCTTCTTATTTTGAGAAGGAAGCCAAAGGGGTCGACTTTCCGTTTCCTAATTTATTTAGTAAATTAGCTGATGCCACTATTGAAAAATATAATCTTGATGCTGAGCGGTATATGAACAACTTAGCTGAGATTTCTTATATTAATTATTCAAATGCTAAAAGAAATCCTAAATCACAAACAAAAAATTGGTTTATGAGTAGATCGCAATCTGAAATGCGGAAAACGGAATCTAATCCACTGGTTGGTGGAAGATTGGCTATTAGTGATTGTTCTCAAACAACTGATGGAGCAGCAATGGTACTTCTTGCTTCTGAAGAATATGCACGTAGTTATTGCAGGAGAAACAACTTGAATATTAGTGACCTTCCTTACATAAAAGGATGGGGTCACAGAAATGCTCCATTAACTTTCAATTCAAAGATTAATGAAAGTAGTGACAATCCGTATCTTCTTAAATGGACTCGAACAGCAGTTGAAGAGGCATACAAAAAATCCGAATTAGAGGTTAAGGATATAGATTTGTTTGAGGTTCATGATTGTTTTACATCCAGTGAATATGCTGCATTATCCTGCTTGGGTTTGACAGATCCAGGAAAAGAGTATGAAGCTATTGAGTCAGGCCTGATCTCATTCGCTGGTGAAAAGCCAGTGAATCCAAGCGGTGGTTTAATTGGTGGGGGGCATCCTGTCGGAGCTTCCGGAGTTAGAATGTTGTTGGATTTGTATAAACAAATATCGAATAATGCTGGGGAATATCAAATTAATAATGCCAGAAATGCAATGATGTTAAATATTGGAGGGTCAGCAACAACAAACTATACATTTATTGTAGGAAAAGATTAA
- a CDS encoding 3-hydroxyacyl-CoA dehydrogenase family protein, with protein MITINRVTVIGANGAMGAAVAGIFASFGNVEVYMVSRSLDKSFEGIEKAVGSVRADSIRGNLIAKTFDELADCIANSDWIFESVAEIYEVKNEVNKIISKHRRPGTIVSTGTSGLSIEKLKESFDKEGQSLYFVTHFFNPPYNLPLCELIPNENSDKEVLVALRAYLEQVLFRKVVVLKDAPAFLANRIGFQFLNEALQFAELYRDRGGIDYIDSILGPFTGRGMAPLVTVDFIGLDIYKAITDNLFTNSHDMYNSSFRLPEFIELLIKGNKLGRKCGQGLYKLERDSTGKKHIYVYDIETKNYRSQIKYSFYFVQRMVAAIKESNYDEAIKILINNDSEEARICSHFLMKYITYSVFVADEIAGSIHDADTVMAYGFNWAPPLALLQLFGGKDKLIEIMNKDTKLNSFVDMFNKINIEPSQLDFRRYLRAKF; from the coding sequence ATGATAACAATTAATAGAGTAACAGTAATCGGTGCAAACGGGGCTATGGGCGCAGCGGTAGCAGGGATTTTTGCTTCTTTTGGAAATGTTGAAGTTTACATGGTCAGTAGGTCTCTAGATAAGTCTTTTGAAGGAATTGAAAAAGCTGTTGGGTCTGTCAGAGCTGATTCAATTAGAGGTAATTTAATAGCAAAGACCTTTGATGAGTTGGCAGATTGTATCGCCAACTCAGATTGGATATTTGAATCTGTTGCTGAAATTTATGAAGTGAAGAATGAAGTGAATAAAATTATTTCTAAACATAGAAGACCCGGAACAATTGTAAGTACTGGGACTTCAGGTCTTTCTATAGAAAAATTGAAAGAAAGCTTTGATAAAGAAGGACAATCTTTGTATTTTGTTACACATTTCTTTAATCCTCCATATAACTTGCCATTGTGTGAGTTGATTCCTAACGAGAATTCAGATAAAGAAGTGCTCGTTGCTTTAAGAGCTTATCTAGAGCAAGTGTTATTTAGAAAAGTTGTTGTTCTTAAAGATGCACCAGCGTTTTTAGCGAATCGTATTGGTTTCCAGTTTTTAAATGAAGCACTTCAATTTGCTGAACTATACAGAGATAGAGGTGGAATCGATTATATCGATTCAATTCTGGGTCCTTTTACTGGTAGGGGGATGGCTCCACTTGTAACTGTAGATTTTATTGGACTTGATATATACAAAGCGATCACAGATAATCTCTTTACTAATTCTCATGATATGTATAATAGTTCTTTTAGGTTACCTGAATTTATCGAACTATTAATTAAAGGGAACAAACTAGGGAGAAAATGTGGCCAAGGGTTATATAAACTTGAAAGAGATAGTACGGGGAAGAAACATATATATGTTTATGATATTGAAACTAAAAATTATCGTTCACAAATCAAGTATTCCTTTTATTTTGTGCAAAGAATGGTAGCTGCTATTAAAGAATCTAATTATGACGAGGCTATCAAAATATTGATAAATAATGATTCAGAGGAAGCCCGTATCTGTAGTCATTTCTTAATGAAATATATTACGTACTCAGTATTTGTAGCTGATGAAATTGCTGGAAGTATACACGATGCTGATACAGTAATGGCATATGGATTTAATTGGGCGCCCCCGTTAGCCCTGTTGCAATTATTTGGTGGTAAAGACAAATTGATAGAAATTATGAACAAAGATACTAAACTGAATTCATTCGTTGATATGTTCAATAAAATAAACATAGAACCTTCGCAATTAGATTTCAGGAGATATTTGAGAGCTAAATTCTAG
- a CDS encoding sugar transferase: MKSYLIVKRIMDWLTACFLIVLTSPIMLAAFIAIKVSSDGPVLFRQKRPGKNCRVFTLYKFRTMSADTNRTGELLPDMMRLTKIGSFLRKSSIDELPQLFNIIRGEMSFIGPRPLLVEYLDYYSSDELRRHDVTPGISGWAQVNGRNAISWDEKFRLDVWYVEHVSFVLDLKIVLKTVVNIIRKTGINNSDVTTMSSLASVRKEGL, from the coding sequence ATGAAGTCTTACTTAATTGTTAAGAGGATTATGGATTGGCTTACTGCATGTTTTCTTATTGTTCTTACTTCTCCCATTATGTTAGCTGCCTTTATAGCAATTAAGGTGAGTTCTGATGGTCCAGTATTATTTCGGCAAAAACGTCCAGGTAAAAATTGTAGGGTTTTTACCCTGTATAAATTTAGAACCATGTCAGCAGATACAAACCGAACTGGCGAATTATTACCTGACATGATGAGGCTGACCAAGATAGGATCATTTTTGCGTAAATCAAGTATAGATGAACTCCCACAACTGTTTAATATTATTAGAGGTGAAATGAGCTTTATAGGCCCAAGACCACTTTTAGTTGAATATCTGGACTACTATTCCTCTGATGAGTTGCGAAGACATGACGTTACACCAGGTATATCTGGATGGGCTCAAGTGAATGGTCGGAATGCGATATCGTGGGATGAAAAGTTCAGATTAGATGTGTGGTATGTTGAGCATGTAAGCTTTGTTTTGGATTTGAAGATTGTTTTGAAAACAGTAGTTAATATTATTCGTAAAACTGGAATTAATAATTCTGATGTTACTACAATGTCTTCGCTAGCTTCAGTAAGAAAAGAAGGTCTATAA